Proteins encoded together in one Chryseobacterium sp. G0201 window:
- a CDS encoding translocation/assembly module TamB, whose product MAKLENNNENENKKSVAGNLGDQVQKTVEDVEGVVKETVKEASELASDAIHHPVQTAEEFGKQAVKDVTSYSWWAKLLLILFWLVLGLITLIIIIINLPATKQWAADQALQIVNQDFKADMSTESVEVNFFGNVKIKGLKIKDYKGFEFITAKEFTANSDWFSLATNIGKHNSLSFNSLTLKNANIQVITYKGDSISNFIRFTQLFDSGKKKDPNKPPFQLNSRLQIIDSKVSIINKNSPGEPGKWLTATKFNLKAPNVKVNGTNISALINNMSFVTTRWGKSHFVDTFSTELSMSQDFLLLKDLTLNTDHTLLQGDIKFNLHKGSWADFADKVRWDMNLKQGSQLSGYDISYFVTNWDNFKPFNVSGKMTGPLNKFHLENFLIRNPDVNIATQTMKVNNLLKGNFLIETNNLSTDFTYKDLKAMMPSFISKKMKNFADDFGKLKYNGAARVTPEQVYVPTGNLMTGIGQAKITKFSLTGYSTPVPKYSGYIEVNDLNTSVITKNKSVGLISGKFDINGQSFDVNTMRLTTKSQITKIEIMNKEINNLYLDGLLDHKKYNGLITINDEQAKATIKGLIDFSTPKISMNVDADVDHLNMNYFTDKPGSQIVSGKVVGKMAMTSINDLNLDVEASNINFATATQKYVIPNAKIKTFLEAGGRVIDVDAPGAVNGKISGKYNLADLVGMVENGIGRILVGPPPRKLYRGQNFAVNFDVQQGLVSYFMPDLKLPQGAVVEGQYDGNSNNLILNLDAASLKYIMTKKVEITEADKALAEANPDYKINDRDNITRDSAMVDSVMVRINTANLDEQIYAKINRVEYNKNILKDVTLSGRNENNSILHLATKFKHGSPEDELSDQLKEYAINVNQSTNASGDFVFKFEPTEVKFGNVTWAIDTSPKLDHSITYRKATSDFDIRNLKIYSDKSSLFIKEAQFKSAKDFYVDADIEDFAIEKLLEMQSGGNSMDIKGLANGSVKIKMDKSTLQPLVDLTVDDIMMNGNDMGDLTISATNGFSLNVYDVDVKVTSAGVLGGNNLDLTGTVNNNTSSPTIDLTAQMREFDVSFAQQFVQSVFGNLRGKATGDLKINGKLNNLDYSGDIAMKGFGLKLLFTGVDYSFDDTVIPLSKGLAVLNNISVHDGRSNSQGTISGAIQFETLSSMGVNLVMRADNLLMLNTTQKDYDLFWGRIYGQGDLYVDGPVSGLSISTPNMKALNGSTFTFNSSSTSNVEEFKMLRFLKEGKDGLITLEDKKKSGANMNIDFDLDVDKGTTVNVLIGDDVGNITVKGIADNLRFQMSRQGSIAMNGTYKVDNGTFVSKAILNKTFQIANGSSIRWDGDAMKPALDIKANYVRMVSNAGEYLNMGGLQPISILLQANITQSLIDPKIDLNVSALDVSSQIKETLAAKMSQEGEKVLQFGSILLLNSFNVSNTGGVDIDVAGVAESSGYNLLLKQLGSVLNAMSNEFQIDLNYVKGDQNSNTGDRANAGVSFALSPRIKVKTGLGIPLTKTESTEANYLSGEGSIEYDVSKKNDGSLILRGYSKPSNIGMGVGAGTNGSANQAYGGGIVWSKSFNSLFKKKKKDKKQAEVKTEIKTDSLKTGGK is encoded by the coding sequence ATGGCAAAGTTAGAGAATAATAACGAGAATGAGAACAAAAAATCAGTAGCTGGAAACTTAGGTGATCAGGTACAGAAGACTGTTGAGGATGTAGAAGGAGTTGTAAAGGAAACGGTAAAAGAAGCATCTGAGCTGGCTTCAGATGCCATTCATCATCCTGTGCAGACTGCAGAAGAATTCGGGAAACAGGCTGTAAAAGATGTTACTAGCTATTCTTGGTGGGCAAAATTATTGCTGATTCTTTTCTGGCTGGTGTTGGGACTTATAACGTTAATCATTATCATTATCAATCTTCCTGCAACTAAACAATGGGCCGCAGATCAAGCTTTACAGATCGTAAATCAGGATTTTAAGGCAGATATGTCTACAGAAAGTGTGGAAGTTAATTTTTTTGGAAATGTTAAGATAAAAGGTTTAAAAATTAAAGATTATAAAGGTTTTGAGTTTATTACAGCTAAAGAATTTACGGCCAATTCAGATTGGTTTTCACTCGCAACAAATATTGGTAAACACAATTCTTTAAGCTTTAATTCTTTAACACTGAAAAATGCAAATATTCAGGTAATTACCTATAAAGGCGACAGTATTTCAAATTTTATTCGCTTTACGCAGCTTTTCGATAGCGGAAAAAAGAAAGATCCAAACAAACCTCCTTTTCAGCTGAATTCCAGATTGCAAATTATTGATTCTAAAGTTTCTATCATTAATAAAAACTCGCCAGGCGAGCCCGGAAAATGGTTAACGGCAACAAAATTCAATCTAAAAGCTCCAAATGTTAAAGTAAACGGAACTAATATTTCTGCTTTAATTAATAATATGTCCTTCGTCACAACAAGATGGGGGAAATCTCATTTTGTAGATACTTTTTCTACGGAACTTTCAATGTCGCAGGATTTTCTCTTGCTTAAAGATTTGACATTGAATACCGATCACACGCTTTTGCAGGGAGATATTAAATTTAATCTTCATAAAGGTTCTTGGGCAGATTTTGCCGACAAAGTTCGTTGGGACATGAATCTTAAGCAGGGAAGCCAGTTGAGCGGCTATGATATCAGCTATTTTGTAACGAATTGGGATAATTTTAAACCTTTCAATGTTTCCGGAAAAATGACGGGGCCGTTGAATAAATTTCACCTTGAAAATTTCCTGATCAGAAATCCTGACGTAAATATTGCCACTCAGACAATGAAGGTTAATAATTTACTGAAAGGTAATTTTTTAATCGAAACCAATAATCTTTCAACAGATTTTACATACAAAGACCTGAAAGCAATGATGCCTTCATTTATTTCTAAAAAAATGAAGAATTTCGCGGATGATTTCGGGAAACTAAAATACAACGGAGCCGCAAGGGTTACTCCGGAACAGGTTTACGTGCCTACCGGAAATTTAATGACCGGAATCGGGCAGGCAAAAATTACCAAGTTTTCTCTTACGGGATACAGTACGCCTGTTCCAAAATATTCTGGATATATTGAGGTGAATGATTTAAACACTTCGGTAATTACTAAAAATAAATCAGTTGGATTAATTTCAGGGAAATTTGATATCAATGGTCAGAGTTTCGATGTTAATACAATGCGTTTGACTACAAAATCGCAGATTACAAAGATCGAGATTATGAATAAAGAAATTAACAATCTTTATTTAGACGGTTTGTTGGATCACAAAAAATATAATGGATTAATCACAATTAATGATGAACAGGCGAAAGCAACTATAAAAGGGTTAATAGATTTCAGTACTCCAAAGATTTCTATGAATGTAGATGCTGATGTTGATCATTTAAACATGAATTATTTTACGGATAAACCGGGAAGCCAGATCGTGAGCGGAAAAGTTGTTGGTAAAATGGCAATGACTTCCATTAATGATCTGAACTTGGATGTTGAAGCCAGTAATATCAATTTTGCGACAGCGACTCAAAAATACGTTATTCCTAATGCTAAAATAAAAACCTTCCTGGAAGCGGGAGGTCGTGTGATCGATGTTGATGCTCCTGGAGCTGTAAACGGAAAGATTTCAGGGAAATATAATTTAGCTGATCTCGTAGGAATGGTTGAAAACGGAATCGGTAGAATATTAGTAGGTCCGCCACCAAGAAAATTATACAGAGGACAAAACTTTGCAGTGAATTTTGATGTTCAGCAAGGTTTGGTAAGTTACTTTATGCCTGATCTGAAACTTCCTCAAGGTGCTGTAGTTGAAGGGCAATATGACGGAAACTCTAATAATCTGATATTAAACCTTGATGCTGCTTCATTGAAATATATTATGACCAAAAAGGTTGAGATTACAGAGGCTGATAAGGCGTTAGCAGAAGCAAATCCTGACTATAAGATCAATGACAGAGATAATATAACCAGAGACAGCGCAATGGTCGACAGCGTCATGGTGAGAATTAATACGGCTAATCTTGACGAACAGATCTATGCTAAAATAAATAGGGTAGAATACAACAAAAATATACTAAAAGACGTCACGTTAAGCGGTAGAAATGAAAATAACAGCATTCTTCATTTAGCGACAAAATTTAAACACGGAAGTCCGGAAGATGAGCTTAGTGATCAATTGAAAGAATATGCAATAAATGTCAATCAGTCTACCAATGCTTCAGGAGATTTTGTTTTTAAATTTGAACCTACTGAAGTTAAATTCGGTAACGTTACCTGGGCAATCGACACGAGTCCGAAACTTGATCATTCTATCACCTATCGTAAAGCAACTTCCGATTTTGATATTAGAAATTTAAAGATTTATTCAGATAAAAGTTCACTGTTTATTAAGGAAGCTCAGTTTAAATCAGCCAAAGATTTTTATGTAGATGCTGATATTGAAGATTTTGCCATCGAAAAACTGCTGGAAATGCAGTCTGGCGGTAATTCAATGGATATCAAAGGTCTTGCTAACGGAAGTGTGAAGATCAAAATGGATAAAAGTACCCTTCAGCCTTTGGTTGATCTTACGGTTGATGATATTATGATGAACGGAAATGATATGGGCGACCTTACTATTTCAGCCACCAATGGATTTTCATTAAATGTTTATGATGTAGATGTAAAGGTAACATCGGCGGGTGTACTTGGCGGAAATAATTTAGATTTAACAGGTACGGTTAATAATAATACTTCTTCGCCAACCATTGATTTAACGGCTCAAATGCGTGAATTTGATGTGTCTTTTGCACAACAGTTCGTGCAGTCAGTTTTTGGAAATTTAAGAGGAAAAGCAACCGGAGATCTTAAAATCAACGGAAAATTAAATAACCTTGATTACAGTGGCGATATTGCAATGAAAGGTTTTGGATTAAAACTTTTATTCACGGGAGTAGATTATTCATTTGACGATACGGTGATTCCTTTATCTAAAGGGTTGGCGGTACTTAACAATATAAGTGTTCATGACGGAAGATCCAATTCACAGGGAACGATTTCCGGAGCAATTCAGTTTGAAACGCTTTCTTCAATGGGAGTCAACCTTGTAATGAGAGCAGATAATTTATTAATGCTGAACACCACACAAAAAGATTATGACCTTTTCTGGGGAAGAATTTACGGACAGGGTGATCTCTATGTTGACGGACCAGTTTCCGGACTGAGTATTTCAACACCAAATATGAAAGCATTGAACGGAAGTACATTTACTTTCAATTCAAGTTCTACATCAAATGTTGAAGAGTTTAAAATGTTGAGGTTCCTGAAAGAAGGAAAAGACGGATTGATCACTTTGGAAGACAAGAAAAAATCGGGAGCCAATATGAATATCGATTTTGATCTTGATGTTGATAAAGGAACAACGGTAAATGTATTAATTGGCGATGATGTAGGAAATATTACGGTAAAAGGTATTGCAGATAATTTAAGGTTCCAGATGAGCAGACAGGGAAGTATTGCGATGAATGGTACCTATAAAGTAGATAACGGAACATTCGTCTCTAAAGCGATTCTTAACAAAACCTTCCAGATTGCGAACGGAAGTAGTATTCGTTGGGATGGTGATGCCATGAAACCTGCTTTAGATATTAAAGCCAATTATGTGAGAATGGTTTCCAATGCGGGAGAATATTTGAATATGGGAGGTCTTCAGCCGATCAGTATCTTGCTTCAGGCCAATATCACGCAGTCTCTTATTGATCCTAAGATAGATCTGAATGTTTCAGCATTGGATGTTTCCAGTCAGATAAAAGAAACCTTGGCGGCAAAAATGAGCCAGGAAGGAGAGAAGGTTTTACAATTTGGTTCAATTCTATTGTTAAATAGTTTTAACGTTTCCAATACCGGTGGTGTAGATATAGATGTTGCCGGAGTTGCAGAATCTTCCGGATATAATTTGCTTTTAAAACAATTAGGCTCGGTTCTTAATGCGATGAGTAACGAGTTTCAGATTGACCTTAATTATGTGAAAGGAGACCAGAATTCAAATACAGGAGACAGGGCAAATGCCGGGGTAAGCTTTGCGCTTTCACCTAGAATTAAAGTAAAAACAGGTCTTGGAATTCCTTTAACAAAAACCGAAAGTACAGAAGCAAATTACCTTTCAGGTGAAGGATCTATTGAATATGATGTGTCTAAAAAGAATGACGGAAGCTTAATTTTGAGAGGATATTCTAAGCCGAGTAATATCGGAATGGGTGTTGGAGCAGGAACTAATGGTTCTGCTAATCAAGCTTATGGTGGGGGTATCGTATGGAGTAAAAGCTTCAATTCTTTGTTTAAAAAGAAGAAAAAAGATAAAAAACAGGCAGAAGTGAAAACAGAAATAAAAACAGATTCTTTAAAAACAGGGGGTAAATAA
- a CDS encoding Lrp/AsnC family transcriptional regulator, translating to MNYQLDEIDKKILDFLVENTRMPFTEIAKQMDVSAGTIHVRVKKMEDAGIILGSSLNIDYGKLDYHFTAFIGILLTKSNRTQEVLKELTSIPNVIEASVISGKYNIFCKVRAKNTDDAKRIIYQIDDIQDVMRTESMISMEEFLSDKNRLINAISI from the coding sequence ATGAACTATCAACTGGACGAAATAGACAAGAAGATTCTTGACTTCTTAGTAGAAAACACAAGAATGCCTTTTACGGAAATTGCAAAGCAGATGGATGTTTCTGCGGGAACAATTCACGTAAGAGTGAAAAAAATGGAGGATGCAGGTATTATTTTGGGATCATCCCTTAATATCGATTATGGTAAATTAGACTATCATTTTACAGCTTTCATAGGAATTCTTTTAACAAAATCAAACCGTACTCAAGAGGTATTGAAAGAGCTTACAAGTATTCCTAACGTAATCGAAGCGAGCGTTATTTCAGGAAAATACAACATTTTCTGTAAAGTAAGAGCTAAGAATACGGATGATGCTAAAAGGATTATTTATCAAATAGATGATATCCAAGACGTAATGAGAACTGAAAGTATGATCTCAATGGAAGAATTCTTAAGTGATAAAAATAGATTGATCAACGCTATTTCTATTTAA
- a CDS encoding transketolase family protein: protein MKYTYTEKKDTRSGFGAGLAELADKNPNVVALCADLIGSLKMEKFIEKAPERFFQIGIAEANMMGIAAGLSITGKIPFTGTFANFSTSRVYDQIRQSIAYSDKNVKICASHAGLTLGEDGATHQVLEDIGMMKMLPGMTVINTCDYNQTKAATLAIADFEGPVYLRFGRPVVPVFIPEDMPFEIGKGIMLQEGTDVTIVATGHLVWESLVAADELEKEGISCEVINIHTIKPLDEEIILKSVEKTGKIVTAEEHNYLGGLGESVAGMLARKRPTRQEFVAVNDTFGESATPAELMKKYKIDSTAVKEAVKRILEK, encoded by the coding sequence ATGAAATATACATATACAGAAAAAAAAGATACACGTTCAGGATTTGGGGCCGGATTAGCTGAACTTGCTGATAAAAACCCTAATGTAGTAGCACTTTGTGCAGACCTTATCGGTTCTTTGAAAATGGAGAAATTCATTGAAAAAGCACCGGAAAGATTCTTCCAGATAGGAATTGCAGAAGCAAATATGATGGGAATCGCTGCAGGACTTAGCATCACAGGAAAAATTCCTTTCACGGGAACTTTTGCTAACTTCTCTACTTCAAGAGTTTATGACCAGATCCGTCAGTCTATCGCATACTCTGATAAAAATGTAAAAATATGTGCTTCTCATGCAGGTCTTACTTTGGGTGAAGATGGAGCTACTCACCAGGTTTTGGAAGACATCGGAATGATGAAAATGCTTCCGGGAATGACCGTAATCAACACTTGTGATTATAATCAAACTAAAGCAGCAACTTTAGCTATTGCTGACTTCGAAGGACCGGTTTACCTAAGATTCGGAAGACCTGTAGTTCCGGTTTTCATTCCGGAAGATATGCCTTTCGAGATTGGAAAAGGAATTATGCTTCAGGAAGGAACTGATGTAACAATTGTTGCAACAGGTCATTTGGTTTGGGAATCTCTTGTAGCTGCAGACGAGCTTGAAAAAGAAGGTATTTCTTGTGAGGTGATCAACATCCATACAATTAAACCTTTGGACGAAGAAATCATCTTAAAATCAGTTGAAAAAACCGGAAAAATTGTTACAGCAGAAGAGCACAACTATCTTGGTGGTTTAGGTGAATCTGTTGCGGGAATGTTAGCAAGAAAAAGACCTACAAGACAGGAATTTGTTGCTGTAAATGATACTTTCGGAGAGTCTGCAACGCCTGCTGAATTAATGAAAAAATATAAAATCGATTCTACCGCTGTGAAAGAAGCTGTGAAGAGAATTTTAGAGAAATAA
- a CDS encoding transketolase has translation MSKSIEELKSLTTQIRRDILRMVHDVNSGHPGGSLGCTEFFTALYGKVMNYNLPFTMEGKNEDHFYLSNGHISPVFYSTLARFNFFPVEELKTFRKLDSRLQGHPTTHEGLPGIRIASGSLGQGLSVALGVAQGKKLDGDSSLVYTLHGDGELQEGQNWEALMYASAKKVDNIISTIDYNGRQIDGDTDDVLSLGNLHAKLEAFGWTVLEEKNGNDLEAVIAILERAKTETGKGKPVVILLHTEMGYGVDYMMGSHAWHGKAPNDEQLDTAFKQLYLEAPADY, from the coding sequence ATGAGTAAAAGTATCGAAGAGTTGAAATCTCTTACTACACAAATCAGAAGAGACATTTTAAGAATGGTTCATGATGTAAATTCCGGACACCCTGGCGGAAGTTTAGGTTGTACAGAATTTTTCACAGCACTTTACGGAAAGGTAATGAACTATAACCTTCCTTTCACAATGGAGGGGAAAAATGAAGATCATTTTTATCTTTCAAACGGACACATTTCACCGGTTTTCTATTCTACTTTAGCCAGATTTAATTTTTTTCCAGTTGAAGAATTAAAAACTTTCAGAAAATTAGATTCAAGACTACAAGGACACCCAACTACTCATGAGGGTCTTCCGGGAATCCGTATCGCTTCAGGATCTCTTGGTCAAGGGCTTTCTGTAGCTTTAGGTGTGGCTCAAGGTAAAAAATTGGACGGAGACAGTTCTTTAGTATATACTTTACATGGAGATGGAGAATTGCAGGAAGGTCAAAATTGGGAAGCCCTGATGTATGCTTCTGCTAAAAAAGTGGATAACATTATTTCAACAATTGACTACAACGGTCGTCAAATCGACGGTGATACAGATGATGTATTAAGCTTAGGAAATCTTCATGCTAAACTGGAAGCTTTCGGGTGGACTGTTTTGGAAGAGAAAAACGGTAACGATCTTGAAGCGGTAATTGCTATCCTTGAGAGAGCAAAAACTGAGACAGGAAAAGGAAAACCAGTGGTAATCCTTCTTCATACAGAGATGGGTTACGGTGTAGATTATATGATGGGATCTCACGCTTGGCACGGAAAAGCTCCTAATGACGAGCAATTGGATACTGCATTCAAACAATTATATTTAGAAGCTCCTGCAGACTATTAA
- a CDS encoding sodium:solute symporter has product MSPLILLSIIIIYFALLLWVAYKTGKGSDNESFFIGNRKSNWMLVAFGMIGTSLSGVTFVSVPGAVGKDSFSYLQITLGYLIGYIVVAYVLLPLYYRLKLTSIYGYLQQRMGQLSYKSGAWIFIVSRLVGATARLYLVVNILQVTILDSLGVPFIVTTLIILIMIILYTYEGGVKTIVWTDTLQTSCMLLGLVICTVYMLNHLDLSVGQSLTAMSDKGYTKIFEFDFNSPGFFIKQILAGAFITITMTGIDQEMMQKSLSVTKLKDSQKNMVTLGFILLGVISLFLYMGGLLYLFGQSEGGHITEIIKDGIPKKEFLLNGKDIFGDKIFPEVALNHMPGFISIIFIIALISALFPSADGAMTALTSSICIDIVGMKDKPWDTKKKEKFRKNIHLLVAASFLVMVIIFKIINDNSMIGLILKLAGFTYGPLLGLFAFGIFTKYKVVDKLVPYVCIAAPIISYFIDKYQGTIFGDFKIGLELLIINGLLTFFGLWLIRKK; this is encoded by the coding sequence ATGTCTCCACTTATATTATTGTCCATCATTATCATTTATTTCGCCCTACTCCTTTGGGTAGCGTATAAAACAGGAAAAGGTAGTGATAATGAGAGTTTCTTCATCGGAAACCGTAAAAGTAATTGGATGCTTGTTGCATTTGGGATGATTGGAACTTCACTTTCAGGAGTTACTTTTGTGAGTGTTCCGGGTGCAGTTGGGAAGGACAGTTTTTCTTATTTACAGATCACTTTAGGCTACCTTATCGGATATATTGTGGTGGCCTACGTTTTACTTCCTTTATATTATCGGTTAAAATTAACCTCCATTTATGGCTATCTTCAGCAAAGAATGGGGCAGCTTTCCTATAAATCGGGAGCATGGATCTTCATTGTTTCGAGATTGGTGGGTGCAACAGCGAGATTATATTTGGTTGTTAATATTTTACAAGTCACTATTTTGGATAGTTTAGGTGTTCCTTTTATTGTGACGACTTTAATTATATTAATCATGATCATCCTTTATACGTATGAAGGAGGTGTGAAAACTATTGTTTGGACGGATACTTTACAGACTTCTTGTATGCTTTTAGGATTGGTTATCTGTACTGTTTATATGTTGAATCATTTAGATCTAAGTGTTGGACAGAGCTTAACAGCAATGAGCGATAAAGGCTACACAAAAATATTTGAATTTGATTTTAATTCTCCCGGATTTTTCATTAAACAAATCCTTGCAGGAGCATTTATTACCATCACGATGACCGGAATTGATCAGGAAATGATGCAGAAAAGTCTTTCTGTAACAAAGCTGAAAGATTCTCAGAAGAATATGGTAACGCTTGGTTTTATTTTATTGGGTGTGATTTCGCTCTTCCTTTATATGGGTGGACTTTTATATCTTTTTGGACAAAGCGAAGGTGGTCACATCACAGAAATCATCAAAGACGGAATTCCTAAAAAAGAATTTTTATTAAACGGAAAAGATATTTTCGGGGATAAAATTTTCCCGGAAGTGGCTTTAAATCATATGCCAGGATTTATATCAATTATATTTATCATTGCTTTAATTTCGGCTTTATTTCCAAGTGCGGATGGTGCTATGACGGCTCTTACCTCATCCATCTGTATTGATATTGTCGGAATGAAAGACAAGCCTTGGGATACTAAAAAGAAGGAAAAATTCAGAAAAAACATTCACTTGCTTGTGGCTGCTTCTTTCTTGGTTATGGTTATTATCTTTAAAATTATTAATGATAATTCCATGATTGGTTTAATTCTTAAATTGGCAGGATTCACTTATGGACCTCTTCTGGGACTTTTTGCTTTCGGAATTTTCACGAAATATAAAGTTGTGGATAAATTGGTTCCTTACGTTTGTATCGCAGCACCGATTATCTCTTATTTTATCGATAAATATCAGGGTACTATTTTCGGAGATTTCAAAATCGGATTGGAGTTGTTGATCATTAATGGATTGTTGACTTTCTTTGGTTTGTGGTTGATTAGAAAGAAATAA
- a CDS encoding GNAT family N-acetyltransferase, whose translation MIEVKQTNDEKHGSFEAFIDGISAGKMTYTWAGEERFIIDHTEVGEEHNGKGVGKEMLLAAVDFARKNGKKIIPLCPFAKASFQKSEELQDVLVN comes from the coding sequence ATGATAGAGGTAAAACAAACCAACGACGAAAAACACGGAAGTTTTGAGGCTTTCATAGACGGAATCTCAGCAGGAAAAATGACTTACACTTGGGCGGGTGAAGAAAGATTCATCATCGATCACACCGAAGTAGGCGAAGAACACAACGGAAAAGGTGTTGGTAAAGAAATGCTTTTGGCCGCTGTAGACTTCGCAAGGAAAAACGGAAAAAAGATCATTCCGCTTTGCCCTTTTGCAAAAGCAAGTTTCCAGAAAAGTGAAGAACTTCAGGATGTTTTAGTTAATTAG
- a CDS encoding OsmC family protein has translation MAVTVKAVLGKEKYYTEVTAGENQLITDEPIDKGGQNKGFNPFEILATSLASCTAATLKMYIDRKEWDVEKINVEVELENFPLTKLRVFKRNISFEGTNLDEEQMKRLHLIADACPVHKILTHDIEIQTKFS, from the coding sequence ATGGCAGTAACCGTAAAAGCAGTTTTAGGAAAAGAAAAATATTATACAGAAGTAACGGCTGGTGAAAACCAACTGATCACAGACGAACCAATTGATAAAGGCGGACAGAATAAAGGTTTTAACCCTTTTGAAATCCTGGCTACATCTTTGGCAAGCTGTACTGCGGCCACATTAAAAATGTATATCGACCGAAAAGAATGGGACGTAGAAAAAATAAATGTAGAAGTAGAACTGGAAAATTTTCCTTTGACAAAACTTCGCGTTTTTAAAAGAAATATCAGCTTTGAAGGCACAAATCTTGATGAAGAACAGATGAAAAGGCTTCATTTGATCGCAGATGCATGCCCTGTACACAAAATATTAACTCACGACATAGAAATTCAAACCAAATTTTCATAA